In the genome of Ignavibacteriales bacterium, one region contains:
- a CDS encoding 30S ribosomal protein S12, producing the protein MPTINQLVRKGRLQILAKKKAPALDACPQKRGVCTRVYTTTPKKPNSALRKVARVRLTNSQEVTAYIPGEGHNLQEHSIVLIRGGRIKDLPGVRYHIIRGTLDTSGVEDRKKGRSKYGAKKPKAK; encoded by the coding sequence GTGCCAACAATAAATCAATTAGTTAGAAAAGGTCGTCTTCAGATTCTGGCTAAAAAGAAAGCCCCGGCTTTGGATGCCTGCCCTCAGAAAAGAGGAGTATGTACAAGAGTGTATACAACTACACCTAAAAAACCTAATTCTGCTTTAAGAAAGGTTGCGAGAGTCAGGCTTACAAATAGTCAGGAAGTTACGGCTTATATACCTGGAGAAGGACATAATCTGCAGGAGCACTCAATTGTTTTGATCAGAGGCGGAAGAATAAAAGACCTTCCCGGTGTCAGGTATCATATCATCCGCGGTACATTAGATACAAGTGGAGTGGAAGATAGAAAAAAAGGAAGATCCAAATACGGTGCTAAAAAACCGAAAGCGAAATAA
- the fusA gene encoding elongation factor G: MAVKHNIEKVRNIGIMAHIDAGKTTTTERILFYTGKLHRLGEVHDGAATMDWMEQEKERGITITSAATTCFWKDHQINIIDTPGHVDFTVEVERSLRVLDGAVALFCAVGGVEPQSETVWRQADKYRVPRIAFINKMDRTGADFYNAVQMMKDRLGANAIPINLPIGEGDIFSGVIDLMTFKARMYHEETYGATFDEIDIPKDLLELANKYRTQMLEAVSDVDDTLLEKYLEGKPISPEEIKTVLRQATIELKIIPVLCGSAFKNKGVQKLLDCVVDFLPAPTDFKEIEAHHIGINDSVKRKIDEKEKFTALAFKIMNDPYVGKLTFFRVYAGKLESGSYIYNSVSGKKERISRLLQMHANHREEITEVKAGDIAAAVGLKYTKTGDTLCSENDPVVLEKIVFPEPVIQIAIEPKTKADQDKLSESLVKLSDEDPTFRVKVDEETGQTLISGMGELHLEILVDRMKREFKVEANVGKPQVAYRETISQTVNSEGKFVKQSGGRGKYGHVWVEFSPNEPGKGFEFTNAIVGGTVPKEYIPAVSAGIQEAMRNGVVAGFPVVDIKAKIYDGSYHDVDSDEISFKVAGSIAFKEGAKKAKPILLEPIMDVEVVTPEEYLGDVMGDLNSRRGKIEGFSARKDAQVIKATVPLSEMFGYATVLRSMTQGRAIYTMQFAYYLEVPKSIAEEIAEKSLGKKSTV, encoded by the coding sequence ATGGCTGTAAAACATAATATAGAGAAAGTTAGAAATATTGGCATAATGGCACACATCGATGCTGGTAAAACTACTACTACCGAAAGAATATTATTCTATACCGGTAAACTGCATCGTTTAGGAGAAGTACATGATGGTGCCGCCACAATGGATTGGATGGAACAGGAGAAGGAACGAGGTATAACAATAACCAGTGCGGCCACGACTTGTTTTTGGAAAGACCATCAGATTAATATTATTGACACACCTGGTCACGTTGATTTTACTGTTGAAGTTGAAAGATCTTTAAGAGTGCTTGACGGTGCCGTAGCGCTGTTCTGCGCTGTTGGAGGTGTTGAGCCGCAATCTGAAACCGTGTGGAGACAAGCAGACAAATACAGAGTACCTAGAATCGCATTCATAAATAAGATGGACCGTACCGGTGCTGATTTTTATAATGCTGTTCAGATGATGAAGGATCGGTTGGGAGCTAATGCAATACCAATTAATTTGCCGATTGGTGAAGGTGATATATTCTCTGGAGTTATCGATCTAATGACTTTTAAGGCAAGGATGTACCATGAAGAAACCTACGGTGCAACCTTTGACGAAATCGATATTCCCAAAGACCTGCTTGAGCTTGCAAATAAATACAGAACTCAAATGCTGGAAGCTGTATCTGATGTTGATGATACTCTTCTTGAAAAATATCTTGAAGGAAAACCAATTTCTCCGGAAGAGATAAAAACTGTATTACGACAGGCAACTATTGAACTTAAAATTATTCCCGTTCTTTGCGGATCAGCATTTAAGAACAAGGGAGTACAGAAACTATTAGACTGTGTTGTTGATTTTCTACCCGCACCGACAGATTTCAAGGAGATAGAAGCACATCACATTGGTATTAACGACAGCGTTAAACGAAAAATTGATGAGAAAGAAAAATTCACTGCTCTGGCATTTAAGATTATGAATGATCCTTATGTCGGCAAGTTGACATTCTTTAGAGTGTACGCCGGCAAATTGGAATCGGGTTCATACATTTATAATTCAGTCAGTGGAAAAAAAGAAAGAATAAGCAGATTATTACAAATGCATGCAAATCACCGCGAAGAGATTACTGAAGTAAAAGCAGGTGATATTGCTGCTGCTGTTGGTTTGAAATATACAAAGACGGGTGATACACTTTGTTCTGAAAATGATCCTGTGGTTCTTGAGAAAATAGTTTTCCCCGAACCGGTAATCCAGATTGCTATCGAACCAAAAACAAAAGCTGATCAGGATAAACTGTCTGAATCACTTGTAAAACTCTCAGATGAAGATCCTACATTCAGAGTAAAGGTTGATGAAGAAACAGGTCAGACACTTATCAGCGGTATGGGAGAATTGCATCTCGAAATTCTCGTTGACCGTATGAAGAGAGAATTTAAAGTTGAAGCAAACGTTGGTAAACCTCAGGTAGCTTACAGGGAGACAATCAGTCAAACTGTCAACTCTGAAGGCAAGTTTGTTAAACAGTCCGGCGGACGCGGTAAATATGGTCATGTCTGGGTTGAATTTTCACCTAATGAACCTGGAAAAGGTTTTGAATTTACTAATGCAATAGTAGGCGGTACTGTTCCCAAGGAATATATTCCGGCTGTTTCTGCAGGTATTCAGGAAGCAATGAGAAACGGTGTCGTTGCCGGATTCCCGGTAGTTGATATCAAAGCAAAAATATATGATGGTTCATACCACGATGTGGACTCTGATGAAATTTCGTTCAAGGTTGCCGGATCAATTGCATTCAAAGAAGGTGCAAAAAAAGCAAAGCCCATTCTTCTTGAGCCTATAATGGATGTTGAAGTTGTTACACCGGAAGAATATCTCGGTGATGTAATGGGTGATTTAAATTCACGCCGTGGAAAAATAGAAGGTTTCTCAGCAAGAAAAGATGCACAGGTAATTAAGGCAACCGTACCTTTATCAGAAATGTTCGGCTATGCAACGGTTTTAAGATCAATGACGCAGGGGCGCGCGATTTACACAATGCAGTTTGCTTATTATCTGGAAGTACCAAAGTCTATTGCAGAAGAAATTGCGGAAAAATCATTAGGAAAAAAATCAACAGTTTAA
- the rplD gene encoding 50S ribosomal protein L4, with protein MTFDIYKIDGSTSGEKLELADDIFGIEPNDHAIYLAVKAYRANQRQGTHKSKERGEVSGGGKKPWKQKGRGGSRAGTSRSPLWVGGGTIFGPKPHLYKQDLPKKVKRLARKSALSYKVKDEQFMIVEDFNFEQPKTKDFVKMLSALKVSGKKVLLLTKENSTLVYKSGRNIPKVKVLEAAQASTYDILNNQMLIVQKGAVDVINGTFSNKKEAVN; from the coding sequence ATGACTTTTGATATTTATAAAATTGATGGTTCAACTTCAGGCGAAAAGCTTGAACTTGCTGATGATATATTCGGAATTGAACCGAACGATCACGCTATATACCTCGCAGTAAAAGCATACCGTGCTAATCAGAGACAAGGTACGCATAAGTCAAAAGAGCGCGGAGAGGTTAGCGGCGGCGGCAAAAAACCATGGAAGCAAAAAGGAAGAGGCGGATCAAGAGCCGGTACATCCCGTTCACCATTATGGGTTGGCGGTGGAACTATTTTCGGACCCAAGCCGCATCTGTATAAACAGGATTTACCAAAGAAAGTAAAACGACTTGCCAGGAAATCTGCTCTCAGTTATAAAGTAAAAGATGAGCAGTTTATGATCGTTGAAGATTTTAATTTTGAACAGCCAAAGACAAAAGATTTTGTAAAAATGCTTAGCGCATTAAAAGTCTCAGGCAAAAAAGTTTTATTACTTACAAAAGAAAACTCGACATTGGTTTATAAATCAGGAAGAAACATTCCAAAAGTTAAAGTGCTTGAAGCTGCACAGGCATCAACATATGATATACTTAACAACCAGATGCTTATTGTTCAGAAGGGCGCTGTTGATGTAATAAACGGAACCTTCTCAAACAAGAAAGAAGCGGTGAATTAA
- the rpsJ gene encoding 30S ribosomal protein S10, which produces MAGQKIRIKLKSYDHILIDKSTEKIIKTVRSTGAVVSGPIPLPTKRTVYTVLRSPHVDKKSREQFETRAHKRIIDIHNSNNKTVDSLSKLDIPAGVDIEIKL; this is translated from the coding sequence GTGGCCGGACAAAAGATTAGAATAAAGTTGAAATCATATGATCATATCTTAATTGATAAATCAACTGAAAAAATAATCAAGACTGTTAGAAGTACGGGTGCTGTGGTTTCAGGACCTATTCCGCTGCCTACGAAAAGAACTGTATATACAGTATTGAGATCTCCTCACGTAGATAAAAAATCAAGAGAGCAGTTTGAAACCAGAGCTCACAAAAGAATTATTGATATTCATAATTCCAACAATAAAACCGTCGATTCATTGAGTAAACTTGATATACCGGCGGGTGTTGATATTGAGATCAAGCTTTAA
- the tuf gene encoding elongation factor Tu has product MAKEKFDRSKPHVNVGTIGHVDHGKTTLTAAITMALAKKGLSAIRTFDSIDNAPEERERGITIATAHVEYSTANRHYAHVDCPGHADYVKNMITGAAQMDGAILVVAATDGPMPQTREHILLARQVGVPKIVVFMNKVDMVDDPELIELVEVELRDLLNSYEFPGDEIPIIKGSALKALEAGASNADPSDERYNCVWELMDAVDSYVPIPERSTEKPFLMPVEDVFSITGRGTVATGRVERGQVKIQEEVELIGLGLHKKTVVTGIEMFRKELDSAMAGDNAGILLRGVDKNEIERGMVLAKTGSITPHMKFEGEVYVLSKDEGGRHTPFFNGYRPQFYFRTTDVTGVATLPAGTEMVMPGDNVKLSVELITPIAMEEKLRFAIREGGRTVGSGVVTKIIE; this is encoded by the coding sequence ATGGCAAAAGAAAAATTTGATAGGAGTAAACCTCACGTTAACGTAGGAACAATTGGTCACGTAGATCACGGCAAAACTACTTTAACAGCTGCCATCACCATGGCTCTCGCTAAGAAGGGCTTATCTGCAATCAGAACTTTTGATAGTATTGATAACGCTCCTGAAGAAAGAGAAAGAGGTATTACTATTGCGACAGCTCACGTTGAGTATTCAACTGCCAACAGGCACTACGCTCACGTTGACTGTCCGGGACACGCTGACTACGTTAAGAACATGATCACAGGTGCTGCACAGATGGACGGAGCTATACTTGTTGTTGCTGCTACAGATGGTCCGATGCCTCAAACAAGAGAGCACATTCTCCTTGCACGCCAGGTTGGTGTTCCTAAAATTGTAGTTTTTATGAATAAAGTTGATATGGTTGATGATCCTGAACTCATCGAATTAGTTGAAGTTGAATTAAGAGACTTATTGAATTCTTATGAATTCCCCGGCGATGAAATTCCGATCATTAAAGGCTCAGCATTAAAGGCTCTTGAAGCCGGTGCAAGCAATGCAGATCCTTCTGACGAAAGATATAACTGTGTCTGGGAACTTATGGATGCTGTTGACAGCTATGTTCCGATTCCGGAAAGAAGCACTGAAAAACCATTCCTTATGCCTGTTGAAGACGTTTTCTCTATCACCGGTCGTGGTACAGTTGCAACCGGTAGAGTTGAAAGAGGACAGGTTAAGATTCAGGAAGAAGTTGAATTAATAGGATTAGGTCTGCACAAAAAGACTGTTGTTACAGGTATCGAAATGTTCAGAAAAGAACTTGACTCAGCAATGGCTGGTGATAACGCAGGTATCCTGTTAAGAGGTGTTGATAAAAATGAAATCGAAAGAGGAATGGTTCTGGCTAAAACCGGATCAATCACTCCTCACATGAAATTTGAAGGCGAAGTATACGTACTTTCAAAAGATGAAGGTGGAAGACATACACCATTCTTTAACGGATACAGACCACAGTTTTATTTCAGAACTACTGACGTAACAGGTGTTGCAACATTACCTGCAGGTACCGAAATGGTTATGCCCGGTGATAATGTAAAACTTTCAGTTGAACTTATTACCCCTATCGCTATGGAAGAGAAGTTAAGATTCGCTATCCGTGAAGGCGGTAGAACAGTTGGTTCAGGTGTTGTTACAAAGATTATTGAATAA
- the rpsG gene encoding 30S ribosomal protein S7: MRKKRSDKKYLKPDPKFNDVLVSKFINSIMYDGKKSKAREVVYNAFEIIEERTKKPGLEVFRKAINNTQPMIEVRSRRVGGATYQVPTEVRPERRSALAMRWIKTYSRARNEKSMPMKLASELIAASNGEGSAVKKKEDTHKMAEANKAFAHFKW, from the coding sequence ATGAGAAAGAAAAGATCAGATAAAAAATATTTAAAACCGGATCCAAAATTTAATGATGTACTGGTTTCGAAATTCATCAACTCAATTATGTATGATGGAAAAAAATCGAAAGCCAGAGAAGTGGTTTATAATGCATTTGAAATTATTGAAGAACGTACAAAAAAACCTGGACTTGAAGTTTTTAGAAAAGCGATTAATAACACCCAGCCAATGATTGAAGTAAGAAGTAGAAGAGTTGGTGGAGCTACATATCAGGTTCCTACAGAAGTAAGACCTGAAAGACGTTCTGCATTGGCAATGAGATGGATTAAAACTTATTCGAGAGCCAGAAATGAAAAATCTATGCCTATGAAACTCGCTTCAGAATTAATCGCTGCGTCAAATGGTGAAGGTTCAGCAGTAAAGAAAAAAGAAGATACTCATAAGATGGCAGAAGCAAACAAAGCGTTTGCTCATTTCAAATGGTGA
- the rpoC gene encoding DNA-directed RNA polymerase subunit beta' — MPYRVQENAMKDIASITISLASPDDILSRSYGEVTKPETINYRSFRPEKDGLFCEKIFGPTRDWECFCGKYKRIRYKGIICDRCGVEVTQKSVRRERMGHIGLAVPVVHIWFFRAQPSKIGNIIGVSLKELEKIIYYESYVVINPGPTGLSKKDLISEDQYFEVLNSLPAGNEKLDDTDPKKFVAKIGGDAVKDILRNTDVEKLSKELRDQLKVETSQQKKADLLKRLRVLEAFKEEEGKVPNRPDWMVLSYIPVIPPELRPLVPLEGGRFATSDLNDLYRRVIIRNNRLKRLIDIKAPEVILRNEKRMLQESVDALFDNSRRGSAVRSDNNRPLKSLSDMLKGKQGRFRQNLLGKRVDYSGRSVIVVGPELKLHQCGLPKDMAVELFKPFIIRKLIERGHNKTVKSARKVVDRKDPIIWEILAKIIEGHPVLLNRAPTLHRLGIQAFQPILIDGRAIQLHPMVCTAFNADFDGDQMAVHVPLSYEAQLEASLLMLSSHNILSPQNGSPIVVPTQDIVLGCYYLTKLKEGEKGEGMLFGSPDEVIIAYNSKIVGLHAKIKVKIDGNTIETTVGRVLFNQIVPNEMGFFNQLLVKKTFGGFIGQMFMKLGNKVTAKFLDDLKDTGFRYATAGGLSVSYADMIIPEEKVNLIGKANKKVEAILNEHEQGVITDAERYNKIIDVWTHTTNDVARALMDKIRVHNHGFNSLHMMVDSGARGSQEQVRQLAGMRGLMMKPQKTLSGQAGEIIENPIVANFKEGLTVLEYFISTHGARKGLADTALKTADAGYLTRRLVDVAQDVIISEEDCGTILGIEITALKDVEQEREPLAERITGRTAQEDVYDPRTDELIVEAGNMITETIAEKIEDASIESVYIRTVLTCESKRGVCAKCYGRNLTNGKIVEIGEAVGIVAAQSIGEPGTQLTLRTFHLGGTSSRIASQSQVESALEGTVKFERIAFVEKSDFLGSVKVVTGRRGVLGIYDDNNRQIKKYDVPYGSELVVNDGDRIKKRAPLYTHDPYNSVILSDIPGRVKYVDLNDGTTLHQLTDEQTGHVQKVVMESKDKNLTPSIMIEGEDGTKKSFNLPTRSYLSVDEGETVSAGTILAKISKQASKSRDITGGLPRVTELFEARSPQEPAIVSEIEGIVKFGARKKGSREIMVVAIDGSDEKKYNVPLGKHILVQENDEIPAGEKITDGPINPHDILKIKGTSAVQEYLVNEIQDVYRLQGVKINDKHIEVIVRQMLQKIRIVSPGDTRFLEEDLVDRNEFIEENNKISTTAYIEDKGDSKYKDGQLIAKSKLRELNSDLKKKGKKPVISRDAEPATFEHMLLGITQAALSTESFISAASFQETTKVLANAATEAKVDKLLGLKENVVMGHLIPAGTGLKKYSGILLKTEEQAASVTEESVEAS, encoded by the coding sequence ATGCCTTATAGAGTTCAAGAAAATGCAATGAAAGATATAGCCAGCATAACAATAAGCCTGGCAAGCCCTGATGATATATTATCGAGATCTTATGGTGAAGTAACAAAACCTGAAACAATTAATTACCGTTCTTTCAGACCTGAAAAAGACGGATTGTTCTGCGAGAAAATTTTTGGTCCTACACGTGACTGGGAATGTTTTTGCGGTAAGTATAAACGAATCCGTTACAAAGGTATCATCTGTGACAGATGCGGTGTTGAAGTAACACAAAAAAGTGTTCGCCGCGAAAGAATGGGACATATAGGACTTGCAGTTCCTGTTGTGCACATCTGGTTTTTCAGAGCACAGCCATCAAAGATAGGAAACATAATCGGTGTAAGTCTTAAAGAATTAGAGAAGATTATTTATTATGAATCTTATGTTGTTATCAATCCTGGTCCAACCGGATTAAGCAAAAAGGATTTGATTTCAGAAGATCAATACTTTGAAGTTTTAAATTCACTACCAGCCGGTAATGAAAAACTTGATGACACCGATCCTAAAAAATTCGTAGCAAAAATCGGCGGCGATGCAGTAAAAGATATTTTGCGTAATACTGATGTTGAAAAATTATCAAAAGAGTTACGCGATCAGTTAAAGGTTGAAACATCTCAGCAGAAAAAGGCTGACCTTCTTAAAAGATTAAGAGTGCTTGAGGCATTTAAAGAAGAAGAAGGTAAAGTTCCAAACAGACCCGATTGGATGGTACTTAGTTACATCCCGGTTATACCGCCTGAATTAAGACCTCTTGTTCCTCTTGAAGGCGGAAGATTTGCAACAAGCGATCTTAACGATCTTTATAGAAGAGTGATCATCAGGAACAATCGTTTAAAAAGATTAATTGATATCAAAGCTCCTGAAGTAATTCTTCGTAACGAAAAAAGAATGCTGCAGGAATCTGTCGATGCACTGTTTGACAATTCAAGAAGAGGCAGTGCTGTAAGAAGTGATAATAACCGTCCGCTTAAATCTTTAAGTGATATGCTTAAAGGTAAACAGGGAAGATTCAGACAAAATCTCCTTGGAAAAAGAGTTGACTATTCAGGTCGTTCAGTTATTGTTGTCGGTCCTGAATTAAAACTTCATCAGTGTGGTTTGCCTAAAGATATGGCTGTGGAATTGTTCAAGCCGTTCATCATCCGCAAACTTATTGAAAGAGGACATAATAAAACAGTAAAGAGTGCAAGGAAAGTCGTTGATAGAAAAGACCCTATTATATGGGAGATACTTGCAAAAATAATTGAAGGGCACCCGGTACTACTTAATCGTGCGCCGACTTTGCACAGACTTGGTATTCAGGCTTTTCAACCGATTCTTATTGACGGAAGAGCAATTCAGTTGCACCCGATGGTGTGTACGGCATTCAACGCTGACTTTGACGGTGACCAGATGGCTGTTCACGTTCCTTTATCTTATGAAGCGCAGCTTGAAGCATCTTTGCTCATGCTTAGCAGTCATAATATTCTTTCACCGCAGAACGGAAGTCCGATTGTTGTTCCTACTCAGGATATCGTTCTTGGCTGCTACTATCTTACCAAACTTAAAGAGGGTGAGAAGGGTGAAGGAATGTTATTCGGTTCACCCGATGAAGTTATCATTGCGTACAATTCAAAGATAGTTGGGCTTCATGCAAAAATAAAAGTTAAGATAGATGGTAATACAATTGAAACAACTGTTGGAAGAGTACTCTTCAACCAGATTGTTCCTAATGAAATGGGATTTTTCAATCAGCTGTTAGTAAAGAAAACATTCGGCGGATTTATCGGTCAGATGTTTATGAAACTCGGGAATAAAGTCACGGCAAAATTCCTTGATGATCTTAAAGATACAGGATTCCGTTATGCAACAGCAGGCGGACTTTCTGTAAGCTATGCAGATATGATTATCCCTGAAGAAAAAGTAAACCTTATTGGTAAAGCGAATAAAAAAGTTGAAGCAATATTAAACGAACACGAACAGGGTGTTATTACAGATGCTGAACGTTACAATAAAATCATTGACGTTTGGACGCATACAACTAATGATGTTGCCAGAGCATTGATGGATAAAATCCGTGTTCATAATCATGGGTTCAATTCACTTCACATGATGGTTGACTCTGGTGCTAGAGGCTCGCAGGAACAGGTCAGACAGTTAGCCGGAATGAGAGGACTGATGATGAAACCTCAAAAGACATTATCAGGTCAGGCTGGTGAAATTATCGAGAACCCAATTGTCGCTAACTTCAAAGAAGGTCTTACAGTTCTTGAATACTTCATCTCAACCCACGGTGCAAGAAAAGGTTTGGCAGATACTGCATTAAAAACTGCCGATGCAGGATATCTTACAAGAAGGTTAGTTGACGTTGCACAGGACGTAATTATTTCAGAAGAAGATTGCGGCACCATCCTCGGTATCGAAATCACTGCTTTAAAAGATGTTGAACAGGAAAGAGAGCCACTTGCCGAACGTATTACAGGCAGAACGGCACAGGAAGATGTTTACGATCCGCGTACCGACGAATTGATTGTTGAAGCCGGAAATATGATCACAGAAACTATTGCAGAAAAAATAGAAGATGCAAGCATTGAATCTGTGTACATCCGTACCGTTTTAACCTGTGAATCAAAACGTGGTGTTTGTGCAAAATGTTATGGAAGAAATTTAACTAATGGAAAAATAGTAGAGATTGGTGAAGCAGTCGGAATCGTTGCTGCGCAATCAATTGGTGAACCTGGTACTCAGCTTACGTTGAGAACTTTCCACTTAGGTGGTACATCATCACGTATCGCAAGTCAGTCACAAGTTGAATCTGCGCTTGAGGGAACAGTTAAGTTTGAAAGAATCGCATTTGTTGAAAAATCAGATTTCCTTGGTTCCGTAAAAGTTGTTACGGGTCGTAGAGGTGTACTTGGAATCTATGATGATAATAACAGGCAGATAAAAAAATACGATGTCCCTTACGGTTCTGAACTAGTTGTAAATGACGGAGACAGAATTAAAAAACGTGCACCGCTTTATACACACGATCCTTACAACTCTGTTATACTTTCTGATATTCCGGGACGTGTTAAGTATGTTGATCTAAATGACGGAACAACCTTGCATCAACTTACTGATGAACAGACAGGTCACGTTCAAAAAGTGGTAATGGAATCGAAGGATAAAAATCTGACTCCAAGTATTATGATTGAAGGTGAAGATGGTACCAAAAAATCATTCAACCTTCCAACCAGATCATATTTAAGTGTTGATGAAGGCGAAACGGTCTCAGCAGGAACTATTCTTGCTAAAATCTCTAAGCAGGCATCAAAGAGTAGAGATATTACCGGGGGTCTTCCACGAGTAACTGAATTGTTTGAAGCACGAAGTCCACAGGAACCTGCAATTGTTTCTGAGATTGAAGGTATTGTCAAGTTCGGTGCCCGTAAAAAAGGCTCGCGCGAGATCATGGTTGTGGCTATCGATGGATCAGATGAAAAGAAATACAATGTGCCGCTAGGTAAACATATTCTTGTACAGGAAAATGATGAGATACCTGCCGGTGAAAAAATTACAGACGGTCCAATCAATCCACATGACATCCTCAAAATTAAGGGTACCAGTGCTGTTCAAGAATACCTGGTTAATGAAATTCAGGATGTTTACAGACTTCAAGGCGTAAAGATTAATGATAAACACATTGAAGTTATTGTAAGACAAATGCTTCAAAAGATCAGAATCGTTTCTCCTGGTGATACCAGATTCCTAGAAGAAGATCTGGTTGACCGAAATGAATTTATCGAAGAAAATAATAAAATATCTACCACGGCTTACATCGAGGATAAAGGTGATTCTAAGTATAAAGATGGCCAACTTATTGCCAAAAGTAAGCTTCGTGAATTAAATTCTGACCTTAAGAAAAAGGGAAAGAAACCAGTAATATCAAGAGATGCTGAACCGGCGACTTTTGAGCATATGCTTCTTGGAATAACCCAGGCTGCACTTTCAACCGAAAGCTTTATTTCGGCAGCGTCATTCCAGGAAACAACAAAAGTACTGGCAAATGCTGCAACTGAAGCAAAAGTTGACAAATTATTAGGATTAAAGGAGAATGTCGTAATGGGACACTTAATTCCTGCAGGAACAGGTTTAAAGAAATATTCAGGCATTCTTTTAAAGACCGAAGAACAGGCAGCATCTGTTACGGAAGAATCAGTTGAAGCCAGTTAG
- the rplC gene encoding 50S ribosomal protein L3, translated as MTGLIGKKIGMSSVFGNDGELIPVTVILAGPCKVVSVRTKEKDGYEALQLGFGERKEKNVTKPLAAQFKKKELPISRVLKEFRSNDVSGYKVGDEVKVDLFSEGEKIKVRARSKGKGFQGVMKRHGFGGVGGTTHGQSDRLRAPGSIGASSYPSRVFKGQRMAGRKGFENVTVQNLKVVKVLPEENIILVKGAVPGSVNTFVELLKK; from the coding sequence ATGACAGGTTTAATCGGTAAAAAAATAGGAATGTCAAGCGTATTCGGAAATGATGGTGAATTAATTCCCGTTACCGTTATTCTTGCCGGACCCTGCAAAGTTGTTTCAGTCAGAACAAAAGAAAAAGATGGTTACGAAGCACTGCAGTTAGGATTTGGAGAAAGAAAAGAAAAGAATGTAACCAAACCTTTGGCTGCACAATTCAAGAAAAAAGAATTGCCGATTTCAAGGGTATTGAAAGAGTTCCGATCAAATGATGTATCCGGTTACAAAGTAGGTGACGAAGTTAAAGTTGATCTGTTTAGTGAAGGTGAAAAAATTAAAGTTCGTGCGCGAAGCAAAGGAAAAGGATTTCAGGGAGTTATGAAACGCCATGGATTTGGCGGTGTTGGCGGTACTACTCATGGACAGAGCGACAGATTAAGAGCGCCCGGTTCTATCGGCGCGAGTTCATATCCTTCAAGAGTTTTTAAAGGTCAGAGAATGGCTGGAAGAAAAGGATTTGAAAATGTAACTGTCCAGAACCTTAAGGTTGTTAAAGTTCTGCCTGAAGAAAACATTATCCTTGTAAAAGGCGCAGTGCCCGGTTCAGTTAACACTTTTGTTGAATTGTTAAAGAAGTAA